CATGATCCGCACGTGCCAGAACATCGGGTTCAGCCTCACCGAGATCTCCTCGCTGCTGGACGAGGCCGAGGAGTCCGGCGGCTCGTGGCAGGAGATCGCGGCCCGGCGGCGCGCCTGCATCCAGCGCGAGATCGAGGAGCGGCAAGCCTGGTTGGACACGCTGAACTCGACCCTGGCGTGCGGCTGCCCGCAGCTGGTCAAGTGCCCGCAGGTCGCGGGGTGTCCCTTGATGGTCGCGTCGAACCCCTGAGCG
This genomic window from Saccharothrix sp. HUAS TT1 contains:
- a CDS encoding MerR family transcriptional regulator; translated protein: MTGDLLPIDQVAKASGVASSALRYYERVGLIEEGPKIRGKRHYPHDVLDRLSMIRTCQNIGFSLTEISSLLDEAEESGGSWQEIAARRRACIQREIEERQAWLDTLNSTLACGCPQLVKCPQVAGCPLMVASNP